One part of the Arabidopsis thaliana chromosome 1 sequence genome encodes these proteins:
- a CDS encoding F-box associated ubiquitination effector family protein (F-box associated ubiquitination effector family protein; CONTAINS InterPro DOMAIN/s: F-box domain, Skp2-like (InterPro:IPR022364), F-box associated domain, type 1 (InterPro:IPR006527), F-box associated interaction domain (InterPro:IPR017451); BEST Arabidopsis thaliana protein match is: F-box and associated interaction domains-containing protein (TAIR:AT3G22650.1); Has 1131 Blast hits to 1109 proteins in 27 species: Archae - 0; Bacteria - 0; Metazoa - 0; Fungi - 0; Plants - 1129; Viruses - 0; Other Eukaryotes - 2 (source: NCBI BLink).), which translates to MAFLSLPSDVVEEFLFKTPIESLVLCKPTCKQLYALCNDKRFIYNHLDLSEERLMRIYLDKIKIINPVTLDILCLPVPAEFDSVTFNVIHCDGLLLCRWTTRGLDRYNKLAVWNPISGQLKFVESFFHGVTDLYGFGYANNGPRDSYKILRVSYWRKECEIYDLKSKLWRAFSATLDWVVNTPQQNVFMNGNMYWIADTLGDNIRETFIQSFDFSKETFKPICSFPYENKIIDTLIMNGIHRIADSVILSSFRVDRLSLFRQQRLEDKKYEMEVWVTNKVTDEVVSWTKYFNVTHHPDLPILNPYLFTYMRVPTFFIHETNSIMLWCDKAAGKGFACTSFYEIGDQGEVKHQLETRKRFRANGERNSCVSSCVYVPSLVPIPE; encoded by the coding sequence ATGGCTTTTTTATCGCTGCCTTCTGATGTAGTAGAAGAATTCCTTTTCAAGACTCCTATTGAATCGTTGGTACTATGCAAACCAACCTGCAAACAATTGTACGCTCTCTGCAACGACAAGAGATTCATTTACAATCACTTGGATCTCTCCGAGGAACGATTGATGCGAATTTATCTTGATAAgattaaaatcattaatcCGGTAACCCTAGATATCTTATGTCTACCAGTACCAGCCGAGTTTGATTCTGTCACTTTTAATGTTATTCATTGCGATGGATTATTGCTATGTCGATGGACCACAAGAGGACTAGATCGGTACAACAAACTTGCAGTTTGGAATCCGATTTCGGGCCAACTCAAATTTGTTGAATCCTTTTTTCACGGTGTAACTGATCTATACGGTTTCGGATACGCTAATAATGGACCCCGTGACAGTTACAAGATTTTGAGGGTTAGTTATTGGCGTAAGGAATGCGAGATATATGacttaaaatctaaactctgGAGAGCTTTTTCCGCTACTTTGGATTGGGTTGTAAATACGCCACAACAAAATGTGTTTATGAATGGAAATATGTATTGGATTGCTGATACGTTGGGTGATAATATTCGAGAAACCTTCATacagagttttgatttttccaaGGAGACATTCAAACCCATATGTTCGTTCCCCTATGAGAATAAGATTATTGACACACTTATAATGAATGGTATACATAGGATTGCTGATTCAGTTATCCTTTCAAGTTTCAGAGTAGATAGGCTTTCTTTGTTTCGTCAACAACGCCttgaagataaaaaatatgagatGGAGGTTTGGGTCACAAACAAGGTGACTGATGAGGTTGTCTCATGGACTAAGTATTTTAATGTGACTCACCACCCTGATCTCCCCATCTTAAATCCCTATCTCTTCACATACATGCGTGTTCCTACATTCTTCATCCACGAGACCAATTCTATCATGTTATGGTGCGATAAAGCTGCTGGAAAGGGTTTTGCTTGTACGAGCTTTTACGAAATTGGTGATCAGGGTGAGGTCAAACATCAACTTGAGACAAGAAAACGTTTTAGAGCTAACGGTGAACGTAACTCTTGTGTTTCCAGCTGTGTTTACGTTCCAAGTCTGGTTCCCATTCCAGAGTAA
- a CDS encoding uncharacterized protein (unknown protein; Has 3 Blast hits to 3 proteins in 1 species: Archae - 0; Bacteria - 0; Metazoa - 0; Fungi - 0; Plants - 3; Viruses - 0; Other Eukaryotes - 0 (source: NCBI BLink).) yields the protein MNPVTLDLLCLPVSQEFGFGILHTTVSVIHCSKVPISPRRHSSPYVRGLLRIGLIMPGVFLLIYPPFQVSKKIGFLCYINTLEPKQEITRCESQTR from the coding sequence ATGAATCCGGTGACCTTAGATCTCTTATGTCTACCAGTTTCCCaagagtttggttttggtatTTTGCATACTACCGTTTCTGTTATTCACTGCTCCAAAGTTCCGATTTCTCCAAGGAGACATTCAAGCCCATATGTTCGTGGCCTGTTGAGGATAGGGTTGATTATGCCTGGTGTGTTCCTCTTGATTTATCCGCCTTTTCAGGTTTCCAAGAAGATAGGCTTTCTTTGTTATATCAATACGCTGGAGCCAAAACAAGAGATAACCAGGTGTGAGTCACAAACAAGGTGA
- a CDS encoding Histone H3 K4-specific methyltransferase SET7/9 family protein (Histone H3 K4-specific methyltransferase SET7/9 family protein; CONTAINS InterPro DOMAIN/s: MORN motif (InterPro:IPR003409); BEST Arabidopsis thaliana protein match is: Histone H3 K4-specific methyltransferase SET7/9 family protein (TAIR:AT1G21920.1); Has 25589 Blast hits to 6526 proteins in 562 species: Archae - 0; Bacteria - 3550; Metazoa - 4135; Fungi - 204; Plants - 2355; Viruses - 0; Other Eukaryotes - 15345 (source: NCBI BLink).), whose translation MSQKKLTRTQSSLLRSSPTIRSSIQSLSSITECDDFNETSHHRREQDLEAGEKEEKQRRRKPVKSFGSMNRIKPGLAFTLACLSFLSLSSFLLFFVDEIFTSENLLLGLIFVALALFFASRNMAVINQTVIAIKQIRVRSRIKHKPKPVQWYIGDSKPEPIKEEETRLVVKEGVQFFSNGDFYEGEFNRGKCNGSGVYYYYVNGRYEGDWINGRYDGYGIECWSKGSKYKGQYKQGLRHGFGVYWFYTGDSYSGEWFNGQSHGFGVQTCADGSSFVGEFKFGVKHGLGSYHFRNGDKYAGEYFGDKIHGFGVYHFANGHYYEGAWHEGRKQGYGTYRFRTGDIKSGEWDDGNLVNHLPLDSDPVRRAVQSARERAKNGVNQRRIDEQVIRAVAAANKAATAARVAAVKAVQNQMDGKICDN comes from the exons ATGAGCCAAAAGAAACTGACGAGGACTCAATCGTCGTTACTCAGATCATCTCCGACGATTCGATCGTCGATCCAAAGCCTTTCTTCAATCACTGAATGTGATGACTTCAACGAAACCTCTCACCACCGCCGTGAACAAGATCTCGAAGCCGgtgagaaagaggaaaaacagaggaggagaaaACCGGTTAAATCATTCGGGTCAATGAACCGAATTAAACCGGGTCTCGCATTCACACTCGCTTGTCTCTCTTTCCTGAGTCTCTCATCTTTCTTACTGTTCTTCGTTGATGAGATTTTCACGTCGGAGAATCTCTTACTAGGTTTGATTTTCGTCGCTCTTGCTCTGTTCTTCGCGTCGAGAAACATGGCGGTTATTAACCAAACCGTAATCGCAATCAAGCAGATTCGTGTAAGGTCTCGAATCAAACACAAACCGAAACCGGTTCAATGGTACATCGGAGATTCAAAACCGGAACcgatcaaagaagaagaaacaagactTGTCGTTAAAGAAGGAGTTCAATTCTTTAGCAATGGAGATTTCTACGAAGGTGAATTCAACAGAGGGAAGTGTAACGGAAGTggagtttattattattacgttAATGGAAGATATGAAGGAGATTGGATCAATGGAAGGTACGATGGTTATGGAATCGAGTGTTGGTCTAAAGGAAGTAAATATAAAGGACAGTATAAGCAAGGACTTAGACATGGTTTTGGAGTTTACTGGTTTTACACCGGAGATTCTTACTCTGGTGAATGGTTTAACGGTCAAAGCCATGGCTTTGGAGTTCAAACTTGTGCTGATGGAAGCTCTTTTGTCGGAGAATTCAAATTTGGTGTCAAACATGGACTTGGTTCTTACCATTTCAG gaaTGGAGATAAGTATGCAGGAGAGTATTTTGGAGACAAGATTCATGGATTTGGTGTTTACCATTTCGCTAATGGTCACTATTACGAAGGAGCTTGGCATGAAGGTCGTAAACAAGGCTATGGCACGTATAGATTTAGAACCGGTGATATCAAATCCGGTGAATGGGATGATGGTAATCTCGTTAACCATCTTCCTTTAGACTCTGACCCGGTTCGTAGGGCGGTTCAG AGTGCACGAGAAAGAGCAAAGAATGGAGTGAATCAGAGACGGATCGATGAGCAGGTGATACGAGCTGTGGCTGCAGCTAATAAAGCTGCGACGGCTGCTAGAGTTGCAGCTGTGAAAGCAGTTCAAAATCAAATGGATGGTAAAATTTGTGACAATTAA
- a CDS encoding Pyridoxal phosphate (PLP)-dependent transferases superfamily protein (Pyridoxal phosphate (PLP)-dependent transferases superfamily protein; FUNCTIONS IN: 1-aminocyclopropane-1-carboxylate synthase activity, transferase activity, transferring nitrogenous groups, pyridoxal phosphate binding, transaminase activity, catalytic activity; INVOLVED IN: asparagine catabolic process, biosynthetic process, glutamate catabolic process to oxaloacetate, aspartate transamidation; EXPRESSED IN: 22 plant structures; EXPRESSED DURING: 13 growth stages; CONTAINS InterPro DOMAIN/s: 1-aminocyclopropane-1-carboxylate synthase (InterPro:IPR001176), Aminotransferase, class I/classII (InterPro:IPR004839), Pyridoxal phosphate-dependent transferase, major domain (InterPro:IPR015424), Pyridoxal phosphate-dependent transferase, major region, subdomain 1 (InterPro:IPR015421); BEST Arabidopsis thaliana protein match is: aspartate aminotransferase (TAIR:AT2G22250.3); Has 49407 Blast hits to 49405 proteins in 3078 species: Archae - 1141; Bacteria - 34862; Metazoa - 771; Fungi - 871; Plants - 1354; Viruses - 0; Other Eukaryotes - 10408 (source: NCBI BLink).) — MYLDINGVMIKQFSFKASLLPFSSNFRQSSAKIHRPIGATMTTVSTQNESTQKPVQVAKRLEKFKTTIFTQMSILAVKHGAINLGQGFPNFDGPDFVKEAAIQAIKDGKNQYARGYGIPQLNSAIAARFREDTGLVVDPEKEVTVTSGCTEAIAAAMLGLINPGDEVILFAPFYDSYEATLSMAGAKVKGITLRPPDFSIPLEELKAAVTNKTRAILMNTPHNPTGKMFTREELETIASLCIENDVLVFSDEVYDKLAFEMDHISIASLPGMYERTVTMNSLGKTFSLTGWKIGWAIAPPHLTWGVRQAHSYLTFATSTPAQWAAVAALKAPESYFKELKRDYNVKKETLVKGLKEVGFTVFPSSGTYFVVADHTPFGMENDVAFCEYLIEEVGVVAIPTSVFYLNPEEGKNLVRFAFCKDEETLRGAIERMKQKLKRKV; from the exons ATGTACCTGGACATAAATGGTGTGATGATCAAACAGTTTAGCTTCAAAGCCTCTCTTCTCCCATTCTCTTCTAATTTCCGACAAAGCTCCGCCAAAATCCATCGTCCTATCGGAGCCACCATGACCACAGTTTCGACTCAGAACGAGTCTACTCAAAAACCCGTCCAG GTGGCGAAGAGATTAGAGAAGTTCAAGACTACTATTTTCACTCAAATGAGCATATTGGCAGTTAAACATGGAGCGATCAATTTAGGCCAAGGCTTTCCCAATTTCGACGGTCctgattttgttaaagaagCTGCGATCCAAGCTATTAAAGATGGTAAAAACCAGTATGCTCGTGGATACGGCATTCCTCAGCTCAACTCTGCTATAGCTGCGCGGTTTCGTGAAGATACGGGTCTTGTTGTTGATCCTGAGAAAGAAGTTACTGTTACATCTGGTTGCACAGAAGCCATAGCTGCAGCTATGTTGGGTTTAATAAACCCTGGTGATGAAGTCATTCTCTTTGCACCGTTTTATGATTCCTATGAAGCAACACTCTCTATGGCTGGTGCTAAAGTAAAAGGAATCACTTTACGTCCACCGGACTTCTCCATCCCTTTGGAAGAGCTTAAAGCTGCGGTAACTAACAAGACTCGAGCCATCCTTATGAACACTCCGCACAACCCGACCGGGAAGATGTTCACTAGGGAGGAGCTTGAAACCATTGCATCTCTCTGCATTGAAAACGATGTGCTTGTGTTCTCGGATGAAGTATACGATAAGCTTGCGTTTGAAATGGATCACATTTCTATAGCTTCTCTTCCCGGTATGTATGAAAGAACTGTGACCATGAATTCCCTGGGAAAGACTTTCTCTTTAACCGGATGGAAGATCGGCTGGGCGATTGCGCCGCCTCATCTGACTTGGGGAGTTCGACAAGCACACTCTTACCTCACATTCGCCACATCAACACCAGCACAATGGGCAGCCGTTGCAGCTCTCAAGGCACCAGAGTCTTACTTCAAAGAGCTGAAAAGAGATTACAATGTGAAAAAGGAGACTCTGGTTAAGGGTTTGAAGGAAGTCGGATTTACAGTGTTCCCATCGAGCGGGACTTACTTTGTGGTTGCTGATCACACTCCATTTGGAATGGAGAACGATGTTGCTTTCTGTGAGTATCTTATTGAAGAAGTTGGGGTCGTTGCGATCCCAACGAGCGTCTTTTATCTGAATCCAGAAGAAGGGAAGAATTTGGTTAGGTTTGCGTTCTGTAAAGACGAAGAGACGTTGCGTGGTGCAATTGAGAGGATGAAGCAGAAGCTTAAGAGAAAAGTCTGA
- a CDS encoding Ribonuclease II/R family protein (Ribonuclease II/R family protein; FUNCTIONS IN: ribonuclease activity, RNA binding; LOCATED IN: chloroplast; EXPRESSED IN: 22 plant structures; EXPRESSED DURING: 13 growth stages; CONTAINS InterPro DOMAIN/s: Ribonuclease II/R (InterPro:IPR001900); BEST Arabidopsis thaliana protein match is: ribonuclease II family protein (TAIR:AT2G17510.1); Has 8235 Blast hits to 8065 proteins in 2328 species: Archae - 43; Bacteria - 5411; Metazoa - 476; Fungi - 391; Plants - 139; Viruses - 2; Other Eukaryotes - 1773 (source: NCBI BLink).): MKSASSEQSVERIENGHKKKRNRPQKQNRRSKQSSVPIEDAHVEESLDGRDSSRSKAKDSTSSSKQQRPNTDELEAMRASNVAFNSMPPMRAESGYPRRSASPLLSSPEVSKQLLSKSCPDPRACEQSPGMNGELFQQIEGSSQRKIFSSHWSLDAVTEALEKGEAFKALFRVNAHNRNEAYCKIDGVPTDILINGNVCQSRAVEGDTVVIKLDPLSLWPKMKGFVTESAAKPEGTNSPPEKDDKKARQKNGIDVVEGFEDGFSKNKSSVIGKGAKNGVTPSSPPSLDSCLGSFCEQKGNCSAVDKLCGILSSFPHKRPTGQVVAVVEKSLVRDSIVGLLDVKGWIHYKESDPKRCKSPLSLSDDEYVQLMPADPRFPKLIVPFHVLPGSIRARLENLDPNLEAELVAAQIVDWGEGSPFPVAQITHLFGRGSELEPQINAILYQNSVCDSDFSPGSLTSLPRVPWEVPEEEVQRRKDLRDLCVLTIDPSTATDLDDALSVQSLPGGFFRVGVHIADVSYFVLPETALDTEARFRSTSVYLMQRKISMLPPLLSENVGSLSPGADRLAFSILWDLNREGDVIDRWIGRTIIRSCCKLSYDHAQDIIDGKSDVAENGWPALHGSFKWCDVTRSVKQLSEISTTLRQKRFRNGALQLENSKPVFLFDEHGVPYDFVTCSRKGSNFLVEEFMLLANMTAAEVISQAYRASSLLRRHPEPNTRKLKEFEGFCSKHGMDLDISSSGQLQDSLEKITGNLKDDSVFVDILNNYAIKPMQLASYFCTGNLKDSVAEWGHYALAVPLYTHFTSPLRRYPDIVVHRALAAALEAEELYSKQKQTAIDEGRSCFTGIHFNKDAAESIEGKEALSVAALKHGVPSTEILSDVAAYCNERKLAARKVRDACDKLYTWFVLKQKEIFPCEARVMNLGSRFMTVYISKLGIERRIYYDQIEGLCADWLEATSTLIVDKLYSKRGGRGFFKPMKEAVYLVSPCEVCVAKCSALSVHDTESPEAVSIDEVAPAVFPLTIQLFSTIPVVLHAVGGDDGPLDIGARLYMSSYY; this comes from the exons ATGAAGAGTGCGTCGTCGGAACAATCAGTTGAAAGAATCGAAAACGGtcacaagaagaagaggaacagGCCTCAGAAACAAAATCGTCGATCTAAGCAAAGCTCAG TACCGATAGAAGATGCACATGTGGAGGAGTCGTTAGATGGTAGAGATAGTAGTAGGAGTAAAGCTAAAGATTCTACTTCTTCATCGAAGCAGCAGAGACCTAATACCGACGAACTTGAAGCTATGAGAGCGTCTAATGTTGCTTTCAATTCTATGCCGCCTATGCGAGCAGAAAGTGGTTATCCCAGGAGATCTGCAAGTCCGTTACTTTCTTCACCTGAAGTTAGTAAGCAATTGTTATCGAAGTCTTGCCCTGATCCTAGGGCTTGTGAGCAGTCTCCTGGAATGAATGGTGAATTGTTTCAGCAAATTGAAGGTTCCTCACAACGAAAGATTTTCTCTTCACACTGGTCTCTTGATGCTGTGACCGAAGCTTTAGAG AAAGGTGAAGCTTTTAAAGCGCTATTTCGGGTGAATGCTCATAATCGCAATGAG GCTTACTGTAAGATCGATGGAGTCCCTACAGACATTCTAATCAATGGAAATGTTTGCCAAAGTAGAGCA GTGGAAGGTGATACTGTTGTTATTAAATTGGATCCGCTCTCACTGTGGCCCAAGATGAAAGGATTTGTTACTGAAAGCGCTGCTAAGCCTGAAGGAACGAACAGTCCCCCAGagaaagatgacaaaaaaGCTCGTCAAAAAAATGGTATTGATGTGGTAGAAGGTTTTGAAGATGGGTTCTcgaaaaacaaatcatcagtTATAGGAAAAGGAGCTAAGAACGGTGTTACTCCCAGTTCTCCACCATCACTGGATTCATGTTTGGGTTCTTTTTGTGAGCAGAAAGGAAATTGCAGTGCGGTTGATAAGCTATGCGGCATCCTTAGTTCCTTCCCCCACAAACGACCAACTGGACAAGTAGTTGCTGTTGTTGAAAAGTCACTTGTAAGGGATTCTATCGTTGGCTTGCTTGATGTCAAGGGATGGATTCATTACAAGGAAAGTGATCCAAAAAGGTGCAAGTCTCCTCTGTCTCTTTCGGATGATGAATATGTCCAGCTGATGCCTGCAGACCCTAGGTTTCCTAAATTGATTGTCCCCTTCCATGTCTTACCTGGAAGCATTAGAGCAAGACTTGAGAATTTGGATCCAAATCTCGAGGCAGAGCTGGTAGCTGCCCAAATTGTAGACTGGGGCGAAGGGAGTCCATTTCCTGTAGCCCAAATTACACATCTATTTGGCCGAGGCAGTGAATTGGAGCCTCAGATCAATGCGATATTATATCAGAACTCGGTTTGCGATTCTGACTTTTCTCCAGGATCGCTTACTAGTCTTCCACGTGTGCCTTGGGAAGTACCAGAAGAAGAGGTTCAACGTAGAAAAGATCTGAGAGACCTGTGTGTATTAACCATCGACCCTTCGACAGCTACAGATCTCGATGATGCTCTATCAGTGCAAAGTTTACCCGGCGGTTTTTTTAGAGTCGGTGTTCACATTGCTGATGTCTCCTACTTTGTTTTACCAGAGACTGCTCTCGACACAGAAGCTCGGTTTAGGTCAACCAGTGTTTACTTGATGcagagaaaaatatcaatgTTGCCTCCATTACTGTCAGAGAACGTAGGTTCACTTAGTCCAGGAGCTGATAGACTTGCTTTTTCTATCTTGTGGGATTTAAATAGAGAAGGGGATGTGATAGATCGCTGGATTGGCCGTACTATCATACGGTCGTGCTGCAAGCTTTCATATGACCATGCTCAAGACATTATAGATGGCAAAAGTGATGTTGCAGAAAATGGCTGGCCTGCGTTGCATGGATCTTTCAAATGGTGTGATGTAACTCGATCTGTCAAACAGCTTAGTGAGATTTCCACCACTTTAAGGcaaaaaagatttagaaatGGGGCTTTGCAGCTGGAGAATTCGAAGCctgtttttctatttgatgAACATGGAGTTCCATATGATTTTGTGACGTGTTCTAGAAAGGGTTCGAATTTTCTTGTTGAGGAGTTTATGCTCTTAGCAAATATGACAGCAGCTGAGGTTATTTCTCAAGCTTACCGTGCTAGCTCATTGCTCCGGAGGCATCCAGAACCAAATACTCGCAAGCTCAAAGAATTTGAAGGGTTTTGTTCTAAGCATGGTATGGATTTGgacatttcttcttctggcCAACTTCAGGATTCATTGGAGAAAATCACTGGAAACCTCAAGGATGACTCAGTTTTTGTGGATATTCTCAACAATTATGCTATAAAACCTATGCAACTAGCATCTTACTTCTGCACTGGGAATTTGAAGGACAGTGTTGCTGAGTGGGGACACTATGCACTAGCTGTTCCTCTCTATACTCACTTCACATCTCCTCTTCGACGGTACCCAGACATAGTCGTTCACCGTGCGTTAGCTGCTGCTCTTGAGGCTGAGGAGTTATACTCAAAGCAGAAGCAAACAGCAATTGATGAAGGGAGAAGCTGTTTCACCGGCATCCATTTCAATAAAGACGCTGCTGAATCTATCGAGGGCAAGGAAGCATTATCGGTTGCTGCTTTGAAACATGGTGTTCCCTCCACTGAAATACTCTCTGATGTCGCTGCTTATTGCAATGAGAGGAAGCTGGCTGCTCGAAAAGTCAGAGATGCATGTGATAAGCTTTACACTTGGTTTGTGCTGAAGCAAAAGGAG ATTTTTCCGTGTGAAGCTAGAGTAATGAACTTGGGATCAAGATTTATGACTGTTTACATTAGCAAGCTTGGC ATTGAACGGAGAATATACTACGACCAAATCGAAGGCTTGTGTGCAGACTGGCTAGAGGCAACATCAACGTTAATCGTCGATAAACTCTATTCCAAGAGAGGTGGAAGAGGCTTTTTCAAGCCCATGAAGGAAGCTGTCTATTTGGTGAGTCCTTGTGAAGTGTGCGTTGCAAAATGCAGTGCATTGTCTGTCCATGACACTGAGTCACCAGAGGCCGTGTCAATAGATGAGGTTGCCCCTGCGGTTTTTCCTTTGACCATCCAACTTTTCTCGACCATTCCTGTGGTTCTTCATGCTGTTGGTGGAGATGATGGTCCGCTCGATATAGGAGCAAGGCTCTACATGAGTTCATACTATTAG
- a CDS encoding Plant thionin family protein (Plant thionin family protein; LOCATED IN: endomembrane system; Has 26 Blast hits to 26 proteins in 2 species: Archae - 0; Bacteria - 0; Metazoa - 0; Fungi - 0; Plants - 26; Viruses - 0; Other Eukaryotes - 0 (source: NCBI BLink).) has translation MAANGRVIIIAMLMVAMVMNMTWCVNSKGFVNLGISPEELQSCIKTCIPEQCMPEANNLTVCEKACHKYCNRPAMSFKPNYVVPVDGNDVGFIKAAFCKLWCEEN, from the coding sequence ATGGCAGCAAATGGACGAGTGATCATAATAGCAATGCTAATGGTGGCTATGGTAATGAACATGACATGGTGTGTCAACAGCAAAGGCTTTGTTAACTTAGGAATTAGTCCTGAAGAACTACAGAGTTGCATCAAGACTTGTATTCCGGAACAATGCATGCCCGAGGCTAATAATCTGACCGTGTGTGAGAAAGCATGTCACAAATATTGCAACCGACCTGCTATGTCGTTCAAGCCCAACTATGTCGTTCCTGTAGATGGAAATGATGTTGGGTTTATAAAAGCTGCTTTTTGCAAGCTATGGTGTGAAGAAAactaa